The Metallosphaera hakonensis JCM 8857 = DSM 7519 genome includes the window AGGAAATGATTTACAGCTCATACGACGAGCTTGTGAGGATAGTGGGTAAGGAGGTATTGGTGGCAGTCAGATCTTCAGCGACTGCAGAAGATATAGAGAGCGCAAGTTTTGCTGGACAACAGGACACCTACCTTAACGTAAAGAAGGCAAACCTTATTGAAATGATAAAAGCGGTTTGGGCCAGCCTTTACAACGAGAGGGCAATAGAATACAGGAAAAGCAAGGGAATAGATTCGTCTAAGGTCGAGATGGCAGTAGTGGTTCAGAAAATGGTTAACTCGAGATCAGCCGGAGTTATGTTCACTCTTAATCCCTCGAACGGAGACAGGAACTTCATTGTAATCGAGTCGTCTTGGGGACTAGGCGAGACAGTAGTCGGGGGTAAGGTTACTCCAGATGAGGTAATAATAACCAAAGCCGACCTCAAGATAGTAGATAAGAGAATCTCGAGGAAGAACATGAAGATCGTATATGACCAAGGTAAGAACGTTGAAGTAACCTTAAACGGGGATGAGTGTGAGAGACCCAGTATCTCAGATGAAGAGGCGTTGGAGCTAGCTAAACTCGCTTTGAAGATAGAGCAACACTACGGTATGCCAATGGATATAGAGTGGGCTATAGATGCCGATATGAGTTTTCCTGAAAACGTATTCATTGTTCAGGCTAGACCTGAGACCTTCTGGGCATCCAGGTCAAAGGAGAAAGTTGAGGAGAAAAAGACTCAACCTAGCGAGAGGAAAGTTTTGGTAAAGGGACTGGCAGCCAGCCCTGGAATCGCGAGTGGAAAAGCAAGAGTTTTAGTGGACGTTAGAGAGGCTAAGGAGTTCCAAAAAGGCGAAATCCTTGTGACCAAGATGACTGATCCTGACTGGGTTCCAGTAATGAAGATTGCCTCAGCCATAGTCACAGATGAAGGCGGAATTACCAGTCACGCGGCAATAGTGTCCAGGGAGTTGGGAATACCGGCCATAGTAGGTGCTAAGGACGCCACTAAGGTATTAGAGACCGGACAGGAAATAACTGTCGATGCTACCCGTGGAGTGGTTTATGAAGGGAGAATAGTAAGTGAGGAGCCGAAGCCCGAGCAGACCCAAACCGGGGTTTCAGGTCTTTCAAGGGACGTACTCCTTAGCCTTTTTCCTGTTACTGGGACCAAGATATACATGAACCTAGGTCAACCAGACGTCATAGAGAAGTATTTGGATCTTCCATTTGACGGAATTGGTTTAATGAGAATTGAGTTTATCGTAAGCGAGTGGATTAAGCATCACCCTCTTTATTTGATAAAGATAGGAAAACCAGACGAGTTCGTAAACAAGTTGGCTGATGGTATAGCTAGAGTCGCATCGGCCATATATCCAAGGCCAGTAGTAGTCAGGTTTTCCGACTTTAAGACCAATGAGTATAGGGGGTTGATAGGTGGAGAAGAGTTTGAG containing:
- the ppsA gene encoding pyruvate, water dikinase codes for the protein MVTQILKEEGILPFSRIRKDMVELAGGKGANLGELLSQGIRVPPGFVITSKAYSYFLDYNGLRDQIVSILNEESSSERASERIKALILSSKVPQDLEEMIYSSYDELVRIVGKEVLVAVRSSATAEDIESASFAGQQDTYLNVKKANLIEMIKAVWASLYNERAIEYRKSKGIDSSKVEMAVVVQKMVNSRSAGVMFTLNPSNGDRNFIVIESSWGLGETVVGGKVTPDEVIITKADLKIVDKRISRKNMKIVYDQGKNVEVTLNGDECERPSISDEEALELAKLALKIEQHYGMPMDIEWAIDADMSFPENVFIVQARPETFWASRSKEKVEEKKTQPSERKVLVKGLAASPGIASGKARVLVDVREAKEFQKGEILVTKMTDPDWVPVMKIASAIVTDEGGITSHAAIVSRELGIPAIVGAKDATKVLETGQEITVDATRGVVYEGRIVSEEPKPEQTQTGVSGLSRDVLLSLFPVTGTKIYMNLGQPDVIEKYLDLPFDGIGLMRIEFIVSEWIKHHPLYLIKIGKPDEFVNKLADGIARVASAIYPRPVVVRFSDFKTNEYRGLIGGEEFEPEERNPMIGWRGVSRYVSQQYEPAFRLEVRAIKKAREEMGLKNVWVMFPFVRTTWELNKAIGIMEDEGLRRTADFKVWIMAEVPSVVTMADEFSKMVDGFSIGSNDLAQLTLGVDRDSEILGRMGYYDERDPAVLRSMKKLIRVAHKYGRTVSICGQAPSVYPEVTEFLVKEGIDSVSINPDTVIYTRRLVASIEQKLLLRKR